DNA sequence from the Lycium barbarum isolate Lr01 chromosome 5, ASM1917538v2, whole genome shotgun sequence genome:
CAGTTAACTTAGACCAACCGAAATTGCACTGCACAATAAAACATGTGAACTTTCTATATCGAAAAAATAATAATGAATAAAGGACAGCCCAATGCACAACGCACTTCAGGGTTCGGAAAAGGCCGCACCCCAAGGGGGAGTGATGTAGGAAGCCTACCCTGACGCAAATATTAATGACTGATTTCATGTCTCGAACCCGTGACACTGTAGGTCACACAAAGATAATTTTACCGTTACTCCAGGTTCCCCTTCAAAATAAGTAATAAAATTTCGCCAACTTCAGCTAATAATAAACAATGTATTCCGAAGTTTTATAACCTTTTTTTCAATTGGTTACAGTAACATCAGAATAAAAAAACACTTTATTGCAACTACTACGTTTAAGGTGATCTCTGTCCTCTAGATGATGTGAAGTTTAAGCTGACAAACTTTTTTATCGGTTAAGATTTGCAGGACTTTCAAGAAGATAGAGTGAATAAAATTGATGAAGGACAAAGGATTTGATACTAATTATGCATAACTATGACATGCAAACACAGAGATCGATGATGTTACCTTGAGATGGTACTTTTTCTGTAGCGACTGCCGGAAGAGGCCAGTATATATTCCACACATCCACCAACCAAATAATAAGCCTTCACCAATGAGGAAAGATGTACTTGGATCAATACCATGAAATGCTGCTGTTGCAGCTGCAAGAGCAATGCCGCCCTCAACAAAAATAGCATGACAAACACAAGGGGTAGACCAAGGAGTATCTTCTCTCAGGCTCTCGACGTTACGCCCAAACAAGACACAGGGGCAGAAAAGTCCTGTCCAGCCTGTAGAGGTAAGATAAAACCATTGGTGTTAAAAGAAGAAGCAATAGCTGCACACGGACTGGCAAAAAGTGCACAATCCACATTAAGAATATGATAAGAGGTTCTTTCCTGAGATGGAAGGATCCCATTAATCAAACCGGAGTAATAACAACCTAGCGTAGTGTTAGACTTCGGTTTTTTACAAATTAAATAATGATCGAATATCTGTAGATTATCAATATACTTGATGTCTAGAGAGCTTATTATTGCAGATCCGAAACTTGGAGACGAAAAGCTCATACATAAGAACGTCTTTTACACGCTATTTAGACAGTGTAATGAAGAACATATGCAAGTGATTACAAGTATTACGTACATTACATAAAAAGAATCACTTACAACTATCTCTGTCCTCTGCACATCCGAAAATTCCACTTGTCCAAGGCTCATCTGCCGGAGGCTCAAAACTTTCAGGTAAAACTTGTCCACATTCGTTGCACTTGTGAACGACTAGCTGCTCAATGAGACATGAAATTTGTAATAGAAGGAAAGATAGAGAAGAACCAAACCTAGTACAAAAGTAAAACGAAGAACATACTAATATCTTGCAGATAAAATAATATACTTTTTGGCAATTTCAATAATGAAGTCAGCTCAACGCTACGCCATGTAACGGCAGATAAAAGTTCCTACAAGGAAACACTTATTTGCATTCTTCAAGAACCTAATTTGGTTAAACATGTAACAACTTGCAGCATACTTGCTACATTTCTACACTGTTCGTAGAACAGTTGCGCAGAGATGCATTCCGAAACAAGG
Encoded proteins:
- the LOC132640483 gene encoding cell number regulator 6-like isoform X2, with protein sequence MDEQSKYVKLTKDQLPVEEDIKPGELNQPINVPQLVVHKCNECGQVLPESFEPPADEPWTSGIFGCAEDRDSCWTGLFCPCVLFGRNVESLREDTPWSTPCVCHAIFVEGGIALAAATAAFHGIDPSTSFLIGEGLLFGWWMCGIYTGLFRQSLQKKYHLKIVPYGYPQLSKRCRILLVTLAWHIAACTGVPCAKSIGR
- the LOC132640483 gene encoding cell number regulator 6-like isoform X1; protein product: MDEQSKYVKLTKDQLPVEEDIKPGELNQPINVPQLVVHKCNECGQVLPESFEPPADEPWTSGIFGCAEDRDSCWTGLFCPCVLFGRNVESLREDTPWSTPCVCHAIFVEGGIALAAATAAFHGIDPSTSFLIGEGLLFGWWMCGIYTGLFRQSLQKKYHLKNSPCDPCLAHCCLHWCALCQEHREMKNRLSDNSAMPMTIVNPPPVQEMNAAGDNRESLPSSTNSTEQTNLEIQAL